One part of the Musa acuminata AAA Group cultivar baxijiao chromosome BXJ1-5, Cavendish_Baxijiao_AAA, whole genome shotgun sequence genome encodes these proteins:
- the LOC135673782 gene encoding glycerol-3-phosphate acyltransferase RAM2-like, with protein sequence MVAFRGATFKTVDQCTSVGREGHTVVADMDGTLLLGRSSFPYFALVAFEVGGVLRLLLLLLAAPLVGVLYYFLSESAGIKVLIFAALAGARVEEVELAARAVLPKFYLADVHPEAWRVFSACGRRCVLTANPRIMVEAFLKEYLGADLVIGTELGTYKGRLTGFAVHPGVLVGRNKAAALRKQLPEASPEIGLGDRETDFPFMSLCQEAYVVPSKPRCGAVASDKLPKPVVFHDGRLVQKPTPLLALVTVLWFPAGFLLACLRIATGALLPMRYVYHAFRALGVRVTVRGTPPPPASTSLGHSGVLFVCSHRTLLDPVFLSVALGRPIAAVTYSVSRLSEILSPIRTVRLSRDRARDAAMIRKLLQEGDLAICPEGTTCREPFLLRFSALFAELTDQIVPVATCSRMSMFHGTTARGWKGMDPFYFFMNPSPAYEVTFLDKLPLEITCSGGKSSHEVANYIQRAIASTLSYECTRFTRKDKYRALAGNDGTVPEKKSKAEG encoded by the exons ATGGTTGCGTTCCGGGGTGCGACTTTCAAGACCGTGGACCAGTGCACCTCGGTGGGGCGGGAGGGGCACACGGTGGTGGCCGACATGGACGGCACCTTGCTCCTGGGCCGCAGCTCCTTCCCCTACTTCGCGCTCGTCGCATTCGAGGTGGGTGGCGTCCTGAGGTTGCTGCTCCTGCTCCTGGCGGCGCCGCTGGTTGGCGTGCTTTACTACTTCCTGTCGGAGTCGGCCGGGATCAAGGTGCTCATCTTCGCGGCGCTGGCGGGCGCGCGGGTGGAGGAAGTGGAGTTGGCGGCGCGGGCGGTGCTGCCCAAGTTCTACTTGGCGGACGTCCACCCGGAGGCGTGGCGGGTGTTCTCGGCGTGTGGCAGGCGGTGCGTGCTCACGGCCAACCCCAGGATCATGGTGGAGGCGTTCCTGAAGGAGTACCTGGGCGCTGACCTCGTCATCGGGACGGAGCTCGGGACGTACAAAGGCCGGTTGACGGGGTTCGCCGTGCACCCGGGGGTTCTCGTTGGAAGGAACAAAGCCGCCGCGCTCCGCAAGCAGTTGCCGGAGGCGTCGCCGGAGATCGGGCTGGGCGATCGGGAGACCGACTTCCCTTTCATGAGTCTTTGTCAG GAGGCGTATGTGGTGCCATCGAAACCCAGATGCGGGGCCGTCGCCAGTGACAAGCTGCCGAAGCCGGTCGTCTTCCACGACGGCCGCTTGGTCCAGAAGCCAACGCCGCTGCTGGCCCTCGTTACCGTCCTCTGGTTCCCGGCGGGCTTCCTTCTGGCCTGTCTCCGCATCGCCACCGGGGCCCTCCTCCCCATGCGCTACGTCTACCACGCCTTCCGCGCTCTCGGCGTCCGCGTCACCGTCCGCGGCACCCCTCCTCCCCCGGCCTCCACGTCCCTCGGCCATTCCGGTGTCCTCTTCGTCTGCTCCCACCGCACCCTCCTGGACCCCGTCTTCCTCTCCGTCGCTCTCGGCCGCCCGATCGCCGCCGTCACCTACTCCGTCTCCCGCCTCTCCGAGATACTCTCCCCCATCCGTACCGTGCGCCTCAGCCGCGACCGCGCCCGCGACGCCGCCATGATCCGGAAGCTCCTGCAGGAGGGCGACCTGGCGATCTGCCCCGAGGGGACGACCTGCCGCGAGCCCTTCCTGCTGCGCTTCTCGGCGCTGTTCGCGGAGCTCACGGACCAGATCGTGCCGGTGGCGACTTGCAGCCGAATGAGCATGTTCCACGGCACCACGGCGAGGGGGTGGAAGGGGATGGACCCCTTCTACTTCTTCATGAACCCCAGTCCAGCCTACGAGGTTACCTTCCTCGACAAGCTCCCGCTCGAGATCACCTGCAGCGGCGGCAAGTCCAGCCACGAGGTGGCCAACTACATACAGCGGGCGATAGCCTCCACTTTGTCCTACGAGTGCACCCGTTTCACGAGGAAGGACAAGTACCGGGCGCTCGCCGGGAACGATGGAACTGTTCCTGAGAAGAAGTCCAAGGCTGAAGGCTGA